The Astatotilapia calliptera chromosome 8, fAstCal1.2, whole genome shotgun sequence nucleotide sequence AGATAACCAGGTATCATAAAGGATTCCTCTGTGTAAAAGGATAAAAGCAATGTATGTTTGGGCTTTTCCGACCAGCtaagaaaaaagaagcttgGATATGAAATAACAAATAATTGCAAATTCTTACCtcctgaaatcttttttttcctgagaatgATATATGATTAGCACATTTTCCAGAGCTTCAATGTGTTTGTGATATCATGTAGGCTATAATTGTCATGACTTTGCAAAGGTTGCTTGTTAAGAAGTAGATAAACCACCAAATCTCTCAAATCTATCCTCTTAAATCTTTAACAACCAGAAAAAGGCACGTCTTTTTATATGCAGTTATAGCCAGAGgacattcccacacacacacacacacacacacacacacacacacacacacacgtgttgaATGCACATGTTGTTTAAGGCATAAGGTAGCAGAAGTTTTCTGTGAAGTACTCCCTACATGTAGAGCCAGGTGGACGTCGACTGTTCTCATCGATATGGTGCTCTGGTACTGTAGCTGCTATCAAACTCATCACAGAATAACTGAGTATTGCTTCATTGTGCATACATCTGCAGGGAGACATGAGAAGTGATGCATCTGCAAAAGAGTGACTTTTCCAAATGCTGTATATATTTTCAGCTCAGTTCAATATaagaaaccccccaaaacaacacTTCACTTATATTATAGTGGTGAATACTGTAAGGACTTTAATGGGAAACAGATGTACAGAGTTCCATACTGTAGTGTTGCCTTGTCCTACAGTTTACATTGCTGTTtgatgcttcctcctcacttgTCTGTTTGTGAGAGAGGTACATCAATGTGCATGCACCACTGGATAAATTCTATTTGTATCCCCATGTTTGGAGTTCAAGAAAAAAGATGCCACAGCTTTTACTTCTTTAGCGCGCAGACTAAACCATCAACTCACCCAACGAAAACTCCTAATGGGCTGCTGAAACATGAATTATTCATCTGGGCTAGGTTGCCTGGTTTTCTTGTGCAGGCACATGTTTTATTGCCCAACTTGGCTCCGTGACAACAGCTGGGCAGTACCTCAGTCCTATTTGTTGTGGGATACCATTTCAGTTCCCACGCAAAGCTCCATCATCAGTCCTACACCACAGTACTAATGGTGGAAGATTCCTCTGACTTGCCCTGTCTGCTGGGCAGTGACTTGAGATACTCCAGATGTCGACGTGCGTCCTCCTGATTAGCCCTGACATAGTAGACAAGGTAGGAGATGACCATGGTGAACCAGCCAAACATAACAACCAGCATGGCCACATCTGTAGTCCTCTTCATCTCCACACAGAGGTCTATGTCCGGTGCCAACAGGAAGGCAAGTCCTTCAACTCCTATTTTCTCAGGCTCTGAAGTGTGGCACACAACGCCTGTCAGTGATGCAGGCTCCAGGTCCACACGAGGCATGGCCATCTGCAAATTGCAATTACAGTGCCACGGATTGTTTGTTAGGTTGGCGCGAGCTCGCAGCCCCTCAAAGGCATCAGGGGTCAAGTTTCCTAACTTGTTAGAAGAAAGGTCCAGGAACTGTAGCGTGGAGCCGAGGCCTCTGAACGCACCTGGTTCTAACTCACTTAGTTCATTGTGTGAAAGGTCTAATTCAACCAGTTGGGTTAAACCGGCAAAAGCATTTGTTGGAACTGTGGTGAGGAGGTTAAAATCCAGGTAGACACGTCGTGTGTCATTGGGGATATCCTGCGGGATCTCTGTGAGCTGCAGGTTGCTGCAGCGCACCGTCTTGCCGCCACTCTCGCTCTCGGTGCAGTAGCAGTTCTTGGAGCAACTTGTGGCAGCATGATGAAAGCAGAAGGTCATTAGCACCAAACTATGCAGCAGCAAACACATGACCACCGAGTGGCGTAGCAGCCAGTCTGCAAGAAGGGACATTGTGGGATACGGTGGGCATGCTCCAGGGAGGACCACCTCAGCTGAGGGCTGAAGTCCACGTCAACCTCCCCAGTAACTGTTGAACCTGttgcataaaaaaacaacagaaagtgaCACAGGCTGTGGGAAGTTTACCTTCTGAAAGCAAGAAATGAAGAGCACCTTGTACAGTGAAAAACGTTTCTTTTGTAAAACACTGATGATTGTAAATGTTCTTCAGAAGCGGTGATGTTATTTAAGGGAGCAACAGGAGCTTATCTAATTGCACTGTGGAGGCAGCGGGAATACTGTACGCTCATTTCAGCGTGTTGCCAACTGGCATCAACTGGTGTTTCCAAGAAACTCAAAGGATCAAAGATTCCCTTCATCCCAGCACAATAAACAAGCTAAGAAAATACTTTGCTGTCACTGTGCCTCTTTTATAATTGACATCCCTGCAGTGCAGGGCTATTTCAGTACACATAGACGGGCATTAACATAGTAGTGTGACactaagagggaaaaaaatgttctaaacaaaacataactccacctacattttaactttttttctttaacgtCTTTTGTCACAtttccagattttttatttaacatgttCTAGTTTTACTGGGAAGTGCAAGTAACACAGAGATAAGAGCTTGTCTTTGTGTCCTGTAAATGATAAAACTTTTATATTTTGTAGGCAAGTCTTTGAAAATTGCAGGTCAACCCACCTTAACACACTTCATTAATAGCTGATAAGGGCTTACTCCTATCCTGTTACTAATCCTCTTCAGGAAAAACTCCTTAAGTCAGTGTAACGTTAGCGCTGGCCACCCAATCCTTATGCTGAGGTAAATGCTAATGCCCCCAAAACAACTAAACAGACAATGTGATGATCTGCCTTGTttgaagagaaagaagaatTCACCAGGCTGCTTAATTTCTCCAAAATGGTCAGGGACTGAGCAAGATCCACTTACcaagattaaaaatgaaatcgATCTCTAAGTACCTCAAAGTATCACATGACTGGGGGGGTTGGGAGTAGTGGCACTGGTGGTGTGTACATGAGATGCAGCTAAAACCCTCAGTGCACACTAGTTAACAAATGAGTGTCAGACAACCTCAGTAATGAGCCATTTGGGGAGACTGATGCAAAGCACAGACGAAGCTTGTGCTATTAAGCACTGACTGCTGCGGTTTGCCTCCTTCAGATATGCCATTTATCCATCTTCATCAAGGCCAGGCAAAGCAACTTTCAAAGGATTTCCCTCTGCACTCTGTGGCAGCAGGGTGTACGAGAACGTAAAACAGCACGACAGAAAAGCTTAAAACCCAAGGAAATTAAGGGTCTTGTACGGCTAGTGTTATGCTTCTGTAAAGGCAGTACTTTTCCCATCACATAGCATGCCAGCCTGGTATTTGGCTGAGAGATAATGGGGGAGCAGAAGTAAAAGGGCTGGTGACAGAGATGGGGAAAGCATGTGGGTGAGACGGGGAAATTGGACACACAAGCACAGGgttgtgagagaaagaatgatATCACAACGATTTAAGGAGAGGGGTAACATTGCAGTGACAGCACAGAGAACATTGCGTGACACTAATGAGAGATCGAGGAAAAGGGCAGATGTTAGTAAGCCAAAGAGGCAGCTGACAAAGACAGCTGGAAGAGAAAGGATAGGCAGGAGAGGGAAAAGGCAAGGGACACTTGTAAATAAGATCAAGACAGTAGACATGGTGTAAGCTGGATGAGTAGCAGGGTGGGGCACAggtctgcaaaaataaaaaaaaattaagaaaaatctGTAATGCATTTGCAAAAGATTGCATGCATGCAAATATTCTAGGAACAGTTAGTCTTCTTAACGTAATGTGATAAATAACGATGCAGCTGGCACTGCAAATGCAttgcttttgcagccacaggtcaATCTCTCACTTCCTAAATtcactgctgtcaggcctgcgcACACTCTGGGACCATTTTAATATGGAGCAATGACgtggacacacacacccagacatCCGAGTCATTAAGATCTCATATATGTTAGTGTCTGTTGTGTGTAGTCTCACAACAGTAGCCTATTGCGGCAGCTGCGAACACCACGTGAATTTTAAATAGGGGAAAGTGGGGTGATTTGTGCCAGTGGGGAAGTTGTGCCACCCCCTGTTTCTAGGGAACCATAGAAGaaattggtcatgtgaccaCACATTTTTGAACAGTCAGCCATTTCACTTATCCTGCAAAGAAGGGAACGACACTGC carries:
- the lrrc3ca gene encoding leucine-rich repeat-containing protein 3B → MSLLADWLLRHSVVMCLLLHSLVLMTFCFHHAATSCSKNCYCTESESGGKTVRCSNLQLTEIPQDIPNDTRRVYLDFNLLTTVPTNAFAGLTQLVELDLSHNELSELEPGAFRGLGSTLQFLDLSSNKLGNLTPDAFEGLRARANLTNNPWHCNCNLQMAMPRVDLEPASLTGVVCHTSEPEKIGVEGLAFLLAPDIDLCVEMKRTTDVAMLVVMFGWFTMVISYLVYYVRANQEDARRHLEYLKSLPSRQGKSEESSTISTVV